In one window of Microbacterium sp. PM5 DNA:
- the dnaJ gene encoding molecular chaperone DnaJ: MADHYEVLGVSRDASPDEIKKAYRRLARELHPDVNPGADASERFKLVTHAYDVLSDPEQRQRYDMGGDSSPFGGGGAGFGGFGDIFETFFGGGGARAGRPRSRRERGQDALVRVTLDLGDVVFGTHRDIEVDTAVLCETCQGSCCQPGTQPATCDICHGSGQVQRTVRSLLGNVVTSQPCTTCQGYGTTIPYPCASCQGQGRVRARRTVSVDIPGGVETGLRLQLPGSGEVGPAGGPNGDLYLEVTVATHEVFSREGDDLLATLEVSMPDAILGTHTTISSLDGDVDLEVRSGVQSGDVLTIKGRGITPLRGGTRGDLRVGVQVVTPTKLDAKERALIEDFAKRTKAPAPRLAQFHQGMFSKLRDRFRG, translated from the coding sequence GTGGCCGACCACTACGAAGTCCTGGGCGTATCCCGCGATGCGAGCCCCGACGAGATCAAGAAGGCGTATCGGCGTCTCGCGCGCGAACTGCACCCCGATGTCAACCCGGGAGCGGACGCGTCCGAGCGCTTCAAGCTCGTGACCCACGCCTACGACGTCCTCAGCGACCCGGAGCAGCGCCAGCGCTACGACATGGGCGGCGACAGCTCGCCCTTCGGCGGAGGCGGCGCGGGTTTCGGCGGCTTCGGCGACATCTTCGAGACCTTCTTCGGCGGCGGCGGAGCGCGCGCCGGCCGGCCGCGCTCGCGCCGTGAGCGCGGCCAGGATGCGCTGGTACGGGTGACCCTCGATCTCGGCGACGTCGTGTTCGGGACCCACCGTGACATCGAGGTCGACACGGCGGTGCTGTGCGAGACGTGCCAGGGATCGTGCTGCCAGCCCGGGACGCAACCGGCGACCTGCGACATCTGCCACGGATCCGGTCAGGTGCAGCGCACCGTGCGCAGCCTCCTCGGCAACGTCGTCACCTCTCAGCCCTGCACCACCTGCCAGGGCTACGGCACCACGATCCCTTACCCGTGCGCGAGCTGCCAGGGCCAGGGCCGCGTCCGCGCGCGGCGGACGGTCTCGGTCGACATCCCCGGGGGCGTCGAGACCGGACTCCGCCTGCAGCTGCCGGGCTCCGGGGAGGTCGGCCCCGCGGGCGGTCCGAACGGCGATCTCTACCTCGAGGTCACCGTCGCGACCCACGAGGTCTTCAGCCGGGAGGGCGATGACCTGCTCGCCACCCTCGAAGTGTCGATGCCCGATGCGATCCTCGGCACGCACACCACGATCTCCTCGCTGGACGGCGACGTCGACCTCGAGGTGCGCTCCGGAGTGCAGTCCGGTGACGTCCTGACGATCAAGGGCCGCGGCATCACGCCCCTGCGCGGCGGCACCCGCGGCGACCTGCGGGTCGGCGTGCAGGTCGTCACGCCGACGAAGCTCGACGCCAAGGAGCGCGCACTCATCGAGGACTTCGCCAAGCGGACGAAGGCCCCGGCTCCCCGCCTGGCGCAGTTCCACCAGGGCATGTTCTCGAAGCTGCGCGACCGGTTCCGCGGCTGA
- a CDS encoding HIT domain-containing protein, which yields MSEPSIFTRILEGEIPAEILAETENVFAIRDIAPQAPVHLLVIPKSAAYRDVVELAASDPALMSEMVGLANTLAAEHADGDFRLVFNTGPAAGQTVFHVHAHVLAGGLDEGSLGG from the coding sequence ATGAGCGAACCGTCCATCTTCACGCGCATCCTGGAGGGCGAGATCCCGGCCGAGATCCTTGCCGAGACCGAGAACGTGTTCGCGATCCGCGACATCGCACCACAGGCACCGGTGCACCTGCTGGTGATCCCCAAGAGCGCCGCCTACCGCGACGTCGTCGAGCTCGCCGCATCCGACCCGGCTCTCATGAGCGAGATGGTGGGGCTGGCGAACACGCTCGCCGCCGAACACGCCGACGGCGACTTCCGCCTCGTGTTCAACACCGGTCCGGCCGCCGGCCAGACCGTGTTCCACGTCCACGCGCACGTGCTCGCGGGAGGACTGGACGAGGGGAGCCTCGGTGGCTGA
- the ybeY gene encoding rRNA maturation RNase YbeY — translation MTIEITNESGVEIDETVLLRLTENNLAELHVSPDADVAILLVDEGAMEALHVQWMDEPGPTDVLSFPMDELRPGTQEQPTPPGLLGDIVLCPQVAETQAQAAGHTTVDELILLTTHGLLHLLGFDHAEPEEEREMFGLQRDLIAAFHASERRRRA, via the coding sequence ATGACCATCGAGATCACCAATGAGTCCGGCGTCGAGATCGACGAGACCGTGCTGCTGCGTCTGACCGAGAACAACCTCGCCGAGCTGCACGTCAGTCCGGATGCCGATGTCGCGATCCTCCTCGTCGACGAGGGCGCGATGGAGGCCCTGCACGTGCAGTGGATGGACGAACCGGGTCCCACCGATGTGCTCAGCTTCCCCATGGACGAGTTGCGACCGGGAACGCAGGAGCAGCCCACGCCGCCGGGTCTGCTCGGCGACATCGTGCTCTGCCCCCAGGTCGCCGAGACGCAGGCCCAGGCGGCGGGCCACACGACCGTCGACGAGCTGATCCTGCTCACCACGCACGGACTGCTGCACCTCCTGGGCTTCGATCACGCCGAGCCCGAGGAAGAGCGCGAGATGTTCGGTCTGCAGCGCGATCTGATTGCGGCATTCCACGCGTCGGAGCGCCGACGACGCGCATGA
- a CDS encoding PhoH family protein, whose amino-acid sequence MVQLLGPQDRLLRVVEREHPDVQVHVRGNEITLTGIPASVARARALVDELIAMARAGQGLEPSDVQTSNRILRADTGERPSEVLGEAILSSRGRTIRPKTLGQKRYVDAIDENTIVFGIGPAGTGKTYLAMAKAVQALQRKEVDRIILTRPAVEAGERLGFLPGTLTDKIDPYLRPLYDALNEMMDPEIVPKLMASGTIEVAPLAYMRGRTLNNSFVVLDEAQNTTPEQMKMFLTRLGFGTHMVVTGDITQVDLPQGASGLRLVTRVLKDIDDIHFAMLTSEDVVRHSLVGRIVDAYSVYDEQRLAARRERDEAAEFANRAERRSGIPRSSGPRDHLPPRDNRGHQGPHGTQRGRS is encoded by the coding sequence ATGGTCCAGCTGCTCGGACCGCAGGACCGGCTGCTGCGGGTCGTGGAGCGCGAACACCCCGACGTGCAGGTGCACGTGCGCGGCAATGAGATCACACTGACCGGCATTCCCGCCTCCGTCGCCCGCGCCCGCGCTCTGGTCGACGAGCTGATCGCCATGGCCCGCGCAGGTCAAGGTCTCGAACCCTCCGACGTGCAGACCTCGAACCGTATTCTCCGCGCCGACACCGGCGAACGCCCGTCAGAAGTGCTCGGCGAGGCGATCCTCAGCTCGCGCGGGCGCACGATCCGCCCGAAGACGCTCGGTCAGAAGCGGTATGTCGACGCGATCGACGAGAACACGATCGTCTTCGGCATCGGTCCTGCCGGAACCGGAAAGACCTACCTCGCGATGGCGAAGGCCGTTCAGGCCCTGCAGCGCAAGGAAGTCGACCGCATCATTCTGACTCGACCGGCGGTGGAGGCGGGGGAGCGCCTGGGCTTTCTGCCCGGCACCCTGACCGACAAGATCGACCCGTACCTGCGCCCGCTCTACGACGCGCTCAACGAGATGATGGACCCCGAGATCGTCCCCAAGCTCATGGCGTCGGGCACGATCGAGGTCGCTCCGCTGGCGTACATGCGCGGGCGGACGCTCAACAACTCGTTCGTCGTCCTCGACGAGGCCCAGAACACGACGCCGGAGCAGATGAAGATGTTCCTCACGCGTCTGGGCTTCGGCACCCACATGGTCGTGACCGGTGACATCACGCAGGTCGACCTGCCGCAAGGAGCCTCGGGGCTGCGGCTGGTCACCCGCGTGCTGAAGGACATCGACGACATCCACTTCGCGATGCTGACGAGTGAGGACGTGGTGCGCCACAGCCTCGTCGGCCGGATCGTCGACGCGTACAGCGTGTACGACGAGCAGCGTCTCGCCGCGCGGCGAGAGCGCGACGAGGCCGCCGAGTTCGCCAACCGCGCCGAGCGGCGCAGCGGCATCCCGCGCTCCAGCGGACCGAGAGACCACCTGCCGCCCCGGGACAACCGGGGACACCAAGGCCCCCACGGAACACAGCGAGGACGCTCATGA
- a CDS encoding 16S rRNA (uracil(1498)-N(3))-methyltransferase → MALHFLVDEPSADGPAVADAAPGDEIIIAGAEAHHAAVVRRVRVGEEVTVGDGAGVWLTGVVAASAPKRVAVTVTARTVAAPPSPRLVLAQALAKGDRDELAVQAATELGVDEIVPWQGARSVSRWSDDKAIKGVARWQSIVREAAKQAHRPWVPRVSAPVSVAGLAARAADARVLVLEPTAATALSAVPVADGAEIVLVVGPEGGIAPDELDALADAGAIAVRLGDTVLRTSTAGPAALAVVNARLGRW, encoded by the coding sequence ATGGCTCTGCACTTCCTCGTCGACGAGCCGTCGGCGGACGGGCCCGCCGTCGCCGACGCCGCTCCGGGCGACGAGATCATCATCGCCGGTGCCGAGGCTCATCATGCGGCGGTCGTGCGTCGCGTCCGCGTCGGCGAAGAGGTGACGGTGGGCGACGGTGCCGGCGTCTGGCTCACCGGTGTCGTCGCGGCATCCGCACCCAAACGCGTCGCGGTGACGGTGACCGCCCGCACCGTCGCCGCGCCACCCAGCCCGCGCCTGGTGCTCGCTCAGGCGCTTGCGAAAGGCGACCGCGACGAGCTCGCGGTGCAGGCGGCAACCGAGCTCGGCGTCGACGAGATCGTGCCGTGGCAGGGCGCGCGCAGCGTATCGCGCTGGAGCGACGATAAGGCCATCAAGGGCGTCGCACGCTGGCAGAGCATCGTCCGCGAAGCCGCCAAGCAGGCGCACCGCCCGTGGGTTCCACGCGTGTCGGCGCCGGTGTCCGTCGCCGGCCTCGCCGCACGTGCCGCGGACGCGCGCGTTCTCGTGCTGGAGCCCACAGCCGCCACGGCCTTGAGCGCCGTCCCTGTGGCCGACGGCGCGGAGATCGTTCTCGTCGTCGGCCCCGAAGGCGGCATCGCTCCCGACGAACTCGACGCGCTCGCGGATGCCGGAGCCATCGCCGTCCGCCTCGGCGACACGGTGCTGCGCACCTCCACCGCGGGACCGGCTGCCCTCGCCGTGGTCAACGCCCGCCTCGGCCGCTGGTGA